A genomic stretch from Clostridiales bacterium includes:
- a CDS encoding AraC family transcriptional regulator yields the protein MKVLDNCLNSSTEQTVFELDVYQCGHEKCNPGHSYGYAIRDHYLIHYIVGGCGEYNVGGRKYELSKGDGFLICPSVSTMYKASMKNPWEYYWIGFYGTEAKKILEMANLGPNNIIFHNDDKVIKELLSKMYYTLKDPNCPEIETLGYLYIFLSKLIKQYKFQNKSKHNNANYVEKAINYVKCNYSRDLTIQELADFIGVDRSQLFRLFKLQTNISPQQYIINYRIAKACELIKTTNLSVEEIARSVGFKYPSYFFRIFKRETAMTPLQYKNKTCDNNLRKG from the coding sequence ATGAAAGTTCTAGATAATTGCTTGAATTCTTCTACTGAACAGACTGTTTTCGAATTAGACGTTTATCAATGTGGTCATGAAAAGTGTAATCCCGGACATTCTTATGGTTATGCAATCCGCGATCATTATCTGATCCATTATATAGTCGGCGGCTGCGGGGAATATAATGTCGGCGGAAGGAAATATGAACTTTCAAAAGGAGACGGATTTTTGATTTGCCCTTCTGTAAGCACCATGTATAAAGCTTCCATGAAAAATCCATGGGAGTATTACTGGATCGGTTTTTACGGCACGGAGGCCAAAAAAATTCTGGAAATGGCAAACCTTGGCCCAAATAATATAATATTTCATAATGACGATAAAGTAATAAAAGAACTATTAAGCAAGATGTATTATACATTAAAAGATCCAAACTGTCCGGAAATCGAAACACTCGGTTATCTTTATATATTTTTATCCAAGTTGATTAAACAATACAAATTTCAGAATAAATCAAAGCATAATAATGCAAATTATGTGGAAAAAGCTATAAACTATGTCAAATGCAACTACTCCAGAGATCTGACAATTCAAGAACTGGCAGACTTCATAGGCGTCGACCGTTCACAGCTTTTCAGGCTGTTCAAACTTCAGACGAATATATCTCCCCAGCAATATATAATCAACTACAGGATTGCCAAGGCCTGTGAACTTATTAAAACTACAAACCTGTCAGTTGAGGAAATCGCTCGTTCTGTAGGATTCAAATATCCATCCTATTTTTTTAGAATTTTTAAAAGAGAAACAGCTATGACACCCTTACAATATAAAAATAAAACATGCGATAATAATTTAAGAAAAGGATAA
- a CDS encoding alpha-glucosidase/alpha-galactosidase: protein MMKITFIGAGSTVFAKNVLGDCILTPEFGKFDIALFDIDKQRLEDSKNMLENINANVKSGARIYATMDRRDALKDADFVVNAIQVGGYDPCTITDFEVPKKYGLRQTIADTLGIGGIFRALRTIPVMEGIAKDMEELCPNAWLLNYVNPMAMITGYMQRFTGVKTVGLCHSVQACVPGLLKTFKMEDKLEGCKWQIAGINHQAWLLSIRDKNNVDLYPEIKRRADNNNGEYDDKHDLVRIEMMRRFGYYITESSEHTSEYTPYFIKSKYPELIKKYNIPLDEYPRRCINQISNWLKMRKELVENKNLKHEKTSEFASYIMKAIYTGVPYRIHGNVINNGLITNLPFNACVEVPCLVDANGISPCYVGNLPEQCAAINRTNINVQLLTIEAARTRKKKYIYMAAMLDPHTSSELSIDDIRSLCDDLIKAHGNWLPEFN from the coding sequence ATTATGAAAATAACATTTATAGGTGCTGGAAGCACTGTTTTTGCCAAGAATGTACTGGGGGATTGCATACTGACTCCAGAATTTGGAAAGTTCGATATAGCTCTTTTTGATATCGATAAACAACGCCTTGAAGATTCTAAGAATATGCTTGAAAATATCAATGCAAATGTTAAATCGGGAGCCCGCATTTATGCGACAATGGATAGAAGGGATGCATTGAAAGACGCCGATTTTGTTGTAAATGCCATTCAGGTTGGAGGATATGACCCGTGTACTATTACGGACTTTGAAGTCCCTAAAAAATACGGATTAAGGCAGACGATAGCAGATACATTGGGAATAGGCGGGATTTTCAGGGCACTGCGCACAATTCCTGTTATGGAAGGCATTGCAAAGGATATGGAGGAACTTTGCCCGAATGCATGGTTACTTAATTATGTAAATCCAATGGCCATGATTACCGGCTATATGCAAAGATTTACAGGGGTCAAAACTGTCGGCTTATGCCACAGCGTTCAGGCCTGCGTACCTGGTTTGCTTAAAACATTCAAGATGGAGGACAAACTTGAAGGCTGCAAATGGCAGATAGCAGGTATCAACCATCAGGCATGGCTGCTCAGCATACGCGATAAAAATAATGTCGATCTCTATCCTGAGATAAAGCGCAGAGCAGATAACAATAATGGTGAATACGATGATAAACATGACCTTGTAAGGATAGAAATGATGAGAAGATTTGGATATTACATTACCGAATCAAGCGAGCATACATCTGAATATACTCCATATTTTATAAAATCAAAATATCCTGAGCTTATTAAAAAATATAATATTCCGCTTGATGAATATCCGAGAAGATGCATTAATCAGATTTCCAACTGGCTGAAAATGCGTAAAGAGCTGGTGGAGAATAAAAACCTTAAGCACGAAAAGACCAGCGAATTTGCATCTTACATTATGAAAGCCATATATACAGGAGTTCCATATAGAATCCATGGGAATGTCATAAATAACGGTCTGATAACGAATTTGCCGTTTAATGCCTGCGTCGAAGTTCCCTGCTTAGTCGATGCAAACGGCATATCACCGTGCTATGTGGGAAATCTGCCTGAACAGTGTGCGGCGATTAATCGTACGAACATAAATGTACAGTTATTGACCATAGAGGCCGCAAGGACGCGCAAGAAAAAATATATTTATATGGCGGCCATGCTTGATCCCCATACGAGCTCCGAGCTCTCGATAGATGATATTCGCTCATTATGCGACGACTTAATAAAAGCACATGGCAATTGGCTTCCTGAGTTCAATTAA
- a CDS encoding sugar ABC transporter substrate-binding protein, with the protein MRNVKKLLVMVLCLTMISTYLVGCSSSGSKQGSGGKTTITYAIWDKNQEPGMKAMADQFMKENPNIIVKVEVTSWEQYWTKLEAAAKGGSLPDVFWMHSNNFLKYAKGNMLMDLTEKIANSSLVKNSDFPEGLVKLYTLNGKQYAIPKDYDTIGLWYNKKLFDAKGIKYPDETWDWNKLREVAKQLTDTKAGVWGFLSPVDTQEITYDLMYQNGGYPISDDRTKSGYDMPESIAAIKFAVDLSLVDKVSPKQTQFTNTSAAQYFESGKAAMGYFGSWMTSEFFANDYTKKNCDVTVLPKGVKRASIYNGLGNAISAKTKHPNEAWKFDEYLGTEEANKIQSQYGSAIPAYKNMTEGWIEHFKGFNVKAYPDMLSYAVLFPNNWEGMSTFFQQETDGLNAIYGEKTTVEQGAKDLAAKMNADIEATK; encoded by the coding sequence GTGAGAAATGTTAAAAAGTTGTTGGTAATGGTTCTTTGTTTGACAATGATCTCAACATATCTTGTTGGATGCAGTAGTTCAGGATCGAAACAAGGATCAGGTGGAAAAACTACTATAACCTACGCTATATGGGATAAAAATCAGGAACCTGGTATGAAAGCAATGGCAGATCAGTTTATGAAAGAGAATCCTAATATTATTGTTAAGGTAGAAGTTACTTCTTGGGAGCAATATTGGACAAAACTTGAAGCTGCTGCAAAGGGCGGCTCCTTACCAGATGTGTTTTGGATGCATTCAAATAATTTTTTAAAGTATGCTAAGGGCAATATGCTGATGGATCTTACTGAAAAGATCGCTAACAGCAGTTTAGTTAAAAACAGCGATTTTCCTGAAGGACTTGTAAAGCTCTATACGTTGAACGGAAAACAATATGCAATTCCTAAAGATTATGATACTATAGGTTTGTGGTACAACAAGAAATTATTTGATGCAAAGGGCATTAAATATCCAGATGAAACATGGGATTGGAATAAATTACGAGAAGTTGCAAAGCAGTTAACGGATACTAAGGCCGGAGTTTGGGGCTTTTTATCGCCGGTGGATACCCAGGAAATTACCTATGATCTCATGTATCAGAATGGAGGATATCCAATTAGTGATGATAGGACAAAATCTGGCTATGATATGCCTGAATCCATTGCAGCTATTAAATTTGCAGTTGATCTTTCATTAGTCGATAAAGTATCACCAAAACAGACTCAATTCACAAATACATCAGCAGCACAATATTTTGAATCAGGTAAGGCTGCTATGGGTTACTTTGGATCATGGATGACCAGTGAATTTTTTGCAAATGATTACACTAAAAAGAATTGTGATGTAACAGTTTTACCAAAAGGTGTAAAACGGGCTTCTATATATAATGGACTTGGTAATGCCATATCGGCAAAGACAAAGCATCCGAATGAAGCTTGGAAGTTTGATGAGTATTTAGGAACAGAAGAAGCAAATAAGATTCAATCACAATATGGTTCTGCTATACCAGCTTATAAGAATATGACTGAAGGTTGGATAGAGCATTTCAAAGGTTTCAATGTCAAGGCTTATCCTGATATGTTAAGTTATGCAGTACTTTTTCCAAATAACTGGGAGGGAATGTCTACATTCTTCCAGCAGGAAACTGATGGTCTTAATGCAATTTATGGTGAAAAGACTACGGTTGAACAGGGAGCCAAAGATTTAGCAGCAAAGATGAATGCGGATATAGAAGCTACAAAATAA
- a CDS encoding sugar ABC transporter permease — MSKLSNNKVADYAWGYFMIAPTIIGLIILNVWPLIQTAYLSLCKFTGFDQPKFIGLGNFIKLFHDKEVIQAVYNTLAYTVIAVPIGVLLSLIIAVLLNSNIKGKTVYRTLYFLPVVSTPAAVAMVWKWLMNYDYGLINYVLSKIGIHGPNWISDPHFVLASLIIVGIWSSLGYNMVILLAGLQEIPTTYYEAASIDGAGAVKKFFSITIPMVSPTLFFVVITTMISSLQVFDLIFMMIGTSNPALPNVQSLVFLFYKYSFMIYNKGYGSAIAILLFIIIMIFTLIQLKYQKKWVHYE, encoded by the coding sequence ATGTCTAAACTAAGTAATAATAAAGTAGCGGATTATGCTTGGGGCTATTTCATGATTGCTCCCACTATAATTGGTCTAATTATATTGAATGTATGGCCTTTGATTCAAACAGCTTATTTAAGTCTTTGCAAATTTACAGGCTTTGATCAGCCGAAGTTTATAGGGTTAGGTAATTTTATAAAATTATTTCATGATAAAGAGGTAATACAGGCTGTTTATAATACTTTAGCTTATACTGTGATTGCAGTACCCATAGGAGTACTTCTGTCACTGATTATTGCAGTGCTTTTAAATTCGAACATTAAGGGGAAAACTGTTTATAGAACTCTTTATTTTCTGCCTGTTGTTTCCACTCCTGCTGCGGTAGCAATGGTATGGAAATGGCTGATGAATTATGATTATGGTTTAATAAATTATGTTCTTTCAAAGATAGGTATACATGGTCCTAACTGGATAAGTGATCCTCACTTTGTGCTTGCTTCTTTAATTATTGTTGGTATCTGGAGTAGTTTGGGGTACAATATGGTTATACTCCTTGCAGGACTTCAGGAAATTCCTACAACTTATTATGAGGCTGCCAGTATTGACGGTGCAGGTGCGGTAAAAAAGTTTTTCTCCATAACAATTCCGATGGTTTCACCTACTTTGTTCTTTGTCGTTATAACTACAATGATCAGTTCTTTACAGGTTTTTGACTTGATATTTATGATGATAGGCACATCAAATCCAGCATTGCCTAATGTTCAATCATTGGTTTTTCTTTTTTATAAATATTCATTTATGATTTACAATAAAGGATATGGTTCAGCTATTGCAATATTGTTATTTATAATCATAATGATATTCACATTGATTCAATTAAAATATCAGAAAAAATGGGTTCACTATGAATAA
- a CDS encoding carbohydrate ABC transporter permease: MNRGKINSKIIIHVVLIIGSFIMVLPFLWMFLTSVKTLSESMQMPPIIIPKSFRWQNYVDVWNLLPFAKFYINTFAMVFFRIVFAIVFSSMAAYAFARIKFPGRDMLFMIVLIQMMIPSQLFVIPQYLLVSKLGWLNTIKALVVPGFVSAFGTFLLRQFFLTLPSELEEAAILDGCNRWQIYWKIAMPLAKSGMAALGIFTALFAWKDLMWPMVVNMSIEKMPLSAGLASLQGQYSTNYPQLMAGSLYAIIPMIILFIIFQKQFIQGIATTGSKS; this comes from the coding sequence ATGAATAGAGGTAAAATAAATTCAAAGATTATTATTCATGTCGTTTTGATAATAGGTTCATTTATTATGGTACTTCCATTTTTATGGATGTTTTTAACGTCAGTAAAAACTCTTTCAGAATCAATGCAGATGCCACCTATAATTATTCCTAAATCTTTTAGATGGCAAAATTATGTAGATGTATGGAACCTGCTTCCATTTGCTAAATTTTATATAAATACATTTGCCATGGTATTTTTTAGAATAGTTTTTGCTATAGTTTTCAGTTCAATGGCTGCCTATGCATTTGCAAGAATTAAATTTCCGGGCAGAGATATGTTGTTTATGATTGTTCTTATACAGATGATGATCCCTTCTCAGCTATTTGTTATACCTCAGTATTTACTTGTTTCAAAACTTGGCTGGCTTAATACAATAAAGGCGCTGGTAGTACCTGGTTTTGTCAGCGCATTTGGAACATTTTTGCTAAGACAGTTTTTCCTTACATTGCCAAGCGAACTTGAAGAGGCAGCCATATTGGATGGGTGTAATAGATGGCAGATATACTGGAAAATTGCAATGCCTCTTGCAAAGTCGGGAATGGCTGCTCTCGGTATATTTACTGCGCTGTTTGCATGGAAGGATTTGATGTGGCCTATGGTTGTCAATATGTCTATTGAAAAGATGCCTTTATCAGCAGGATTGGCAAGTCTTCAAGGACAATATTCCACAAACTATCCACAATTGATGGCGGGTTCTTTATATGCAATTATTCCGATGATTATACTATTTATTATATTTCAAAAGCAATTTATTCAGGGTATTGCAACAACTGGTTCTAAAAGTTAA
- the sdaAB gene encoding L-serine ammonia-lyase, iron-sulfur-dependent subunit beta — protein MDVLDIIGPVMIGPSSSHTAGAVRIGKVAVSLLGTKPVKAEIMLHGSFAETYKGHGTDKALLAGIMGMEPDDERIRNSLELAKEEGLEYRFGKVYIENAHPNTARIILWDKDGRTCSIEAASVGGGSILVKKVNGMNVEFSGQYETLIVLHEDVAGMIAEVTYFMAERGINIGSFRCVRKEKGGAAVMIIECDSVVPKSVVDEIRKQPHVLSCVRVEKLK, from the coding sequence ATGGATGTGTTAGATATCATAGGCCCGGTTATGATCGGCCCGTCCAGTTCCCATACGGCGGGAGCTGTGCGTATCGGAAAAGTTGCAGTCTCCCTTCTTGGCACAAAGCCGGTAAAAGCTGAGATCATGCTTCATGGTTCATTTGCAGAGACATATAAGGGACATGGGACGGATAAGGCACTGCTAGCTGGGATAATGGGAATGGAACCGGATGACGAGCGTATCAGAAATAGTCTGGAATTGGCCAAAGAAGAAGGGCTTGAGTATCGGTTCGGAAAAGTATATATTGAAAATGCACATCCTAATACGGCACGTATAATCCTCTGGGATAAGGATGGACGTACCTGCAGCATTGAAGCTGCGTCGGTAGGTGGCGGCAGTATTCTGGTGAAAAAGGTAAATGGCATGAATGTTGAATTTTCCGGACAGTACGAGACGTTGATTGTACTGCATGAGGATGTTGCGGGCATGATTGCCGAGGTTACATATTTCATGGCGGAGAGAGGTATAAACATCGGCTCTTTCCGCTGCGTAAGGAAAGAAAAGGGTGGAGCTGCCGTAATGATAATCGAGTGCGACAGCGTAGTCCCGAAGAGTGTCGTGGATGAAATCAGAAAGCAACCCCATGTGTTAAGTTGTGTCAGAGTAGAAAAATTAAAGTAA
- the sdaAA gene encoding L-serine ammonia-lyase, iron-sulfur-dependent, subunit alpha, giving the protein MYQYDSVDFLVNEAEKNNKKISELILKEQAERMEITRDDLYSKMEKRFEVMEEAVKKGSMPGLRSVSGLSGGDAYKMKCQVDRGENLCGPLFGHALTKALAVSELNSCMGKIVAAPTAGSCGIIPSAVLTIMEDKNIDRKDAVMSLFTASGIGIVIANKASISGAEGGCQAECGTASAMAAAAITEMAGGTPRMISNAAAIALKNILGLVCDPVAGLVEVPCIKRNAMGTANALTAAELALAGIESRIPVDEVIEAMKKIGDMMPSCLKETAQGGLADTKTGRFYKKAGFDL; this is encoded by the coding sequence ATGTATCAATATGATTCGGTTGATTTTTTAGTTAATGAGGCGGAAAAAAATAATAAAAAAATTTCAGAATTAATTTTAAAAGAACAGGCAGAAAGAATGGAGATAACACGGGACGACCTTTATAGCAAAATGGAAAAGCGGTTTGAAGTTATGGAGGAGGCCGTAAAGAAGGGGAGTATGCCTGGGTTGCGCTCTGTCAGCGGTTTAAGCGGCGGAGACGCCTACAAGATGAAGTGCCAGGTCGATCGTGGTGAAAATCTTTGCGGACCACTTTTTGGCCATGCGCTGACGAAAGCTTTGGCGGTATCGGAACTGAACTCATGCATGGGAAAGATTGTGGCAGCGCCGACGGCCGGTTCCTGCGGCATTATTCCATCTGCCGTCCTGACGATTATGGAAGATAAAAATATAGACCGGAAGGATGCTGTGATGTCGCTGTTTACAGCTTCGGGAATCGGCATAGTGATTGCCAATAAAGCAAGCATATCGGGGGCGGAAGGTGGCTGTCAGGCGGAGTGCGGTACTGCATCTGCAATGGCGGCCGCTGCAATTACAGAGATGGCGGGAGGAACGCCGAGGATGATATCCAATGCTGCTGCCATTGCCTTAAAGAATATCCTGGGGCTTGTATGCGATCCGGTTGCAGGGCTGGTAGAAGTGCCTTGCATCAAGAGAAATGCCATGGGTACGGCCAATGCGCTGACAGCCGCGGAACTGGCGCTTGCAGGAATAGAAAGCCGCATTCCGGTGGATGAAGTAATCGAAGCGATGAAAAAAATAGGGGATATGATGCCTTCCTGCCTTAAAGAGACTGCACAGGGTGGACTGGCAGATACGAAGACCGGGCGTTTTTATAAAAAGGCCGGGTTTGATTTATAA
- a CDS encoding N-acetyltransferase: MNITIRLEKESDYRSVEYMTREAFWNVYKPGCDEHLIVHKIRKVPAFIKELSFIACDNDRIVGNIVYSKAKVVDDENKEFEVLCMGPIAVLPSYQRQGIGSLLMNYSIEKAKRLGYKAVIIFGNPDYYHRFGFINAKEYGIQTSMGNNFEAFMALELCSGGLNGISGRYYEDEVFKTGKEELEIFEKEFPHKEKCITDTQLK, from the coding sequence ATGAATATAACGATCAGATTAGAAAAAGAAAGTGACTATAGAAGTGTAGAATATATGACAAGAGAAGCATTTTGGAATGTGTACAAACCAGGATGCGATGAGCATCTGATTGTGCATAAGATAAGGAAAGTACCGGCATTTATTAAAGAATTAAGTTTTATAGCATGTGATAATGATAGGATTGTAGGAAATATAGTTTATTCAAAAGCAAAAGTGGTCGATGATGAAAATAAGGAATTTGAAGTTTTGTGTATGGGACCGATAGCGGTATTGCCTTCTTATCAAAGGCAAGGTATCGGTTCTTTGTTGATGAATTATTCTATTGAAAAAGCAAAGCGATTGGGATATAAAGCCGTAATTATTTTTGGGAATCCCGATTATTATCATCGTTTTGGATTCATTAATGCCAAGGAATATGGTATTCAAACATCTATGGGTAATAATTTTGAAGCATTTATGGCATTGGAACTTTGCAGCGGCGGACTGAATGGCATTTCCGGTAGATATTATGAAGATGAGGTCTTTAAAACAGGGAAAGAAGAATTGGAGATTTTTGAGAAAGAGTTTCCTCATAAAGAGAAATGCATTACGGATACTCAGCTGAAGTAA
- a CDS encoding DUF2220 family protein, with product MKDIRKYNYKRIDTLNMQKYLSIDDYNEFVKVINELETKNIITPVKSSKLNGKRPPLYNRYNILPEQEDYSAIYDELMHKLNYRLNSEYYLKHPKQYEKDRPYVLKLSGFLNDRRYLLNMPISENERSFQIWNREKYLRSGGGKRLLNNLRFPIEMLNIYSTTEPLAYFSVNKNTPQKILIIENMDTFYTMRRYLLTDGEPIFGENIATVMYGRGKDIWRTFNDFGVCMESYLLCRYNEILYLGDLDYEGILIFEELHENFKVNFLIHPFVKAYNYMVDKSIKENMDLPKSKKGQNKNLKGIFVESFPLNYRERIDGILESGRYIPQEIINLGDLKMEKIDES from the coding sequence ATGAAGGATATAAGAAAATATAATTATAAGCGTATAGATACACTGAATATGCAAAAATATCTTTCAATAGACGATTATAATGAGTTCGTGAAAGTTATAAATGAGCTTGAAACGAAAAATATAATAACTCCGGTAAAAAGTAGCAAGTTAAATGGGAAAAGGCCTCCGTTATATAACAGATATAATATATTGCCGGAGCAGGAAGATTATTCCGCCATTTATGATGAGCTGATGCATAAGCTGAACTATCGCTTAAACAGTGAATATTACTTAAAACATCCAAAACAGTATGAGAAAGACAGACCGTATGTGCTGAAGCTAAGCGGTTTTTTAAATGACAGGAGATATCTTTTGAACATGCCGATATCGGAAAATGAAAGGTCTTTTCAGATATGGAACAGGGAGAAATATCTAAGGTCCGGCGGCGGAAAAAGGTTGCTGAATAATCTCAGGTTTCCAATCGAAATGCTTAATATATATTCTACAACAGAACCCCTTGCCTACTTTTCAGTCAACAAAAACACTCCTCAAAAAATCCTTATAATAGAAAACATGGATACATTTTATACTATGAGACGATATTTATTGACAGATGGGGAACCCATATTTGGTGAAAATATTGCCACGGTGATGTACGGAAGAGGGAAGGATATATGGAGGACATTCAATGATTTTGGCGTGTGCATGGAGTCATACCTTTTGTGCAGGTATAATGAAATATTGTATCTTGGGGATTTGGATTATGAAGGGATACTTATTTTTGAGGAGCTTCATGAAAACTTTAAGGTGAATTTTTTAATCCATCCATTTGTAAAAGCATATAACTATATGGTGGACAAGAGCATAAAAGAAAATATGGACCTTCCAAAGAGCAAGAAGGGGCAGAATAAAAATCTAAAGGGTATTTTTGTAGAGAGTTTTCCGCTAAATTACAGGGAAAGGATAGATGGCATACTCGAATCCGGGAGATATATTCCCCAGGAGATAATCAATTTAGGAGACCTTAAAATGGAGAAAATAGATGAATCTTGA
- a CDS encoding DUF6063 family protein, with amino-acid sequence MYTAEQISKSSKILYYLMQHGELSDDKERELYRTYSENEDIMNLVRLQGAEFGCAIQKYSGVIYLIPNEENDFLGYSKTDLKKELCRSNANDKDYYLSQFVILTLLVEIYGSSGKSSKSRTFIKYGEILNIVTERLSKAAQSENIDDLEKKSGIAFTNISERWEALKSSDKASLSKTTKEGFVATILNFLESQGLINFIREDDMVLPTPKLDNFMDWNILNRNNYKRILQAFKEAANE; translated from the coding sequence ATGTATACGGCTGAACAAATATCAAAGTCATCAAAAATATTATATTATCTTATGCAGCACGGAGAGCTTTCAGACGATAAGGAAAGGGAATTATACAGGACATACAGCGAGAATGAAGATATAATGAATCTAGTCAGGCTCCAGGGCGCTGAGTTTGGATGCGCTATACAAAAGTACAGCGGCGTAATATATTTGATTCCAAATGAGGAGAACGATTTTCTGGGTTATTCAAAGACGGACTTGAAAAAGGAGCTTTGCAGGTCAAATGCCAATGACAAGGACTATTATCTTTCGCAGTTTGTGATACTTACTCTTTTGGTTGAAATATATGGCTCTTCGGGGAAGAGCAGCAAGTCGAGGACATTTATAAAGTATGGGGAAATTTTAAACATTGTAACGGAAAGGCTGAGCAAGGCGGCGCAGAGCGAGAACATCGACGACTTGGAGAAAAAGAGCGGCATAGCATTTACGAATATATCGGAGCGGTGGGAAGCCCTTAAAAGTTCAGACAAGGCATCGCTATCTAAGACAACTAAGGAAGGCTTCGTAGCGACGATACTTAATTTTCTGGAAAGCCAAGGCCTCATAAATTTCATAAGGGAAGATGATATGGTACTTCCAACTCCCAAATTGGACAATTTTATGGATTGGAACATATTAAACAGGAATAACTATAAGAGAATACTACAGGCTTTCAAGGAGGCAGCAAATGAGTAA